A single region of the Corallococcus silvisoli genome encodes:
- a CDS encoding GAF domain-containing sensor histidine kinase produces MSPPPPAHPHIRPAQAVTADVEAVGRIDAVKTVLRVLTRTTGLRLAVVARVTPESWTCCAVLDEMGFGLRPGDTLVVSTTFCNTVRGLGGPLLVNHASKDPRFQDHPAPKLYGIESYIAVPLYRRNGDFFGVMCALDANPADLTESVLEVFRHLGDLVGHQLEQEEVLNERDTQLLGAREASLLREQLMGIVSHDLRNPLNAISLAAATLMRRTDLDDRARRGLRRILDSSDRANRLIHDLLDFTHVRTGMALPVKPRPVDLYEITEQVVDEVRLTAPGRALDVVCEGDGHGKWDPDRIAQMLTNLLTNAVQYSEPGAHIRVEARGDAREVVLAVTNAGEPIPRELLPVLFEPMTRGTTEGSERRSVGLGLFIVNQIAHAHGGAVEVVSTVEEGTTFRVHLPRGC; encoded by the coding sequence ATGAGCCCCCCGCCCCCCGCCCATCCCCACATCCGCCCCGCCCAGGCCGTCACCGCGGACGTCGAGGCCGTGGGCCGCATCGACGCCGTGAAGACGGTGCTGCGGGTGCTGACGCGCACGACGGGCCTTCGCCTGGCGGTGGTGGCGCGGGTGACGCCGGAGTCGTGGACGTGCTGCGCGGTCCTGGATGAGATGGGGTTCGGCCTGCGCCCGGGTGACACGCTGGTGGTCTCCACGACGTTCTGCAACACGGTGCGCGGGCTGGGCGGGCCGTTGCTCGTGAACCACGCGAGCAAGGATCCGCGCTTCCAGGACCATCCCGCGCCGAAGCTGTATGGCATCGAGAGCTACATCGCGGTGCCGCTGTACCGGCGCAACGGGGACTTCTTCGGCGTGATGTGCGCGCTGGACGCGAACCCCGCGGACCTCACCGAGTCCGTGCTGGAGGTCTTCCGCCACCTGGGGGACCTGGTGGGGCACCAGCTGGAGCAGGAGGAGGTGCTGAACGAGCGCGACACGCAGCTGCTGGGCGCTCGGGAGGCGTCGCTCCTGCGCGAACAGTTGATGGGCATCGTCAGCCACGACCTGCGCAACCCCCTCAACGCCATCTCGCTGGCGGCGGCGACGCTGATGCGGCGGACGGACCTGGACGACCGGGCCCGCCGGGGGCTGCGGCGCATCCTGGACTCGTCGGACCGGGCCAACCGGCTCATCCACGACCTGCTGGACTTCACCCACGTCCGCACGGGCATGGCGCTGCCGGTGAAGCCGCGGCCGGTGGACCTGTACGAAATCACCGAGCAGGTGGTGGACGAGGTGCGGCTCACCGCGCCCGGGCGCGCGTTGGACGTGGTGTGTGAGGGGGACGGGCACGGGAAGTGGGATCCGGACCGCATCGCGCAGATGCTGACCAACCTCCTCACCAACGCCGTGCAGTACAGCGAGCCGGGCGCGCACATCCGGGTGGAGGCGCGCGGGGACGCGCGGGAGGTGGTCCTGGCGGTGACGAACGCGGGGGAGCCCATCCCGCGAGAGCTGCTGCCGGTGCTCTTCGAGCCCATGACCCGAGGCACCACGGAGGGCAGCGAGCGCCGCAGCGTGGGCCTGGGGCTCTTCATCGTGAACCAGATCGCCCACGCGCACGGTGGCGCGGTGGAGGTGGTGTCCACGGTGGAGGAGGGCACCACCTTCCGGGTGCACCTGCCGCGCGGATGCTGA
- a CDS encoding PTS fructose-like transporter subunit IIB, with the protein MRDADAPAGHGLRQRYGKDTTTMAKLVAVTACPTGIAHTFMAAEALRRVAELKGHDLMVETRGAEGVRTPLDEAAVAQADAVILATDITVDESRFHGKPLVRTSTATAIRDTERIIDEAIARATLHRTTAAAETVPVDLTRPSTGAEEHPSLAPRRADAPTKSVASSPATSSAPRRADAPTTSVASSPATSTAIPRADAPTTSVASSPANATPRAEAPTTSVASPTTSSPPRRADGTPPRTPPSTAHAKTLVAVTACPTGIAHTFMAAEALTRAARAKGYSIRVETQGSVGAKNTLTSEEIAQADAVIIGADTHVSTERFAGKRLLQTSVGEALKQADRVVEQALALPAPPGATPAIPIPGAPARAEPTGVYKHLLTGVSFMLPFVVAGGLLLALSFVFGIDAYKQPGSLPAALKGIGDAAFALMVPALAGYIAYSIADRPGLAPGFIGGMLANQLNAGFLGGIAAGLLAGIVARTLRDRIRLPANLEGLKPVLVLPLLSALIVGLLMTYVIGAPVAALMGALTRFLHGLSGTNAVLLGLLLGAMMAVDTGGPINKAAYAFGVGLLGSNTFTPMAAVMVAGMTPPLGLSLATRVAKQRFTLQEREAGNAAAVLGLAFITEGAIPYAARDPLRVIPAMVFGSAIAGAVSMGFGCTLRAPHGGVFVLAIPNAVQPLGPYVLALVAGTLATTLALVVLKRPLPDTPGP; encoded by the coding sequence ATGCGCGATGCGGATGCACCCGCTGGGCACGGGCTGAGACAGCGCTACGGCAAGGACACGACGACGATGGCGAAACTGGTGGCGGTCACCGCCTGTCCCACGGGCATCGCGCATACCTTCATGGCCGCCGAGGCGCTTCGTCGCGTGGCGGAGCTCAAGGGGCACGACCTGATGGTCGAGACGCGCGGCGCGGAGGGCGTGCGCACGCCGCTCGATGAAGCGGCGGTGGCCCAGGCGGACGCGGTCATCCTCGCGACGGACATCACCGTGGACGAGTCGCGCTTCCACGGCAAGCCGCTGGTCCGCACCTCCACGGCGACGGCCATCCGCGACACCGAACGCATCATCGACGAGGCCATCGCCCGCGCCACTCTGCACCGCACAACGGCGGCCGCCGAAACCGTACCGGTGGACCTCACCCGCCCGAGCACCGGAGCCGAGGAACATCCATCCCTCGCGCCACGCCGCGCTGACGCGCCCACGAAAAGCGTCGCCTCGTCCCCCGCCACCTCCAGCGCCCCGCGCCGCGCGGACGCCCCCACGACGAGCGTCGCCTCGTCCCCCGCCACCTCCACCGCCATTCCCCGCGCGGACGCGCCCACGACGAGTGTCGCCTCGTCTCCCGCCAACGCCACGCCCCGCGCGGAAGCACCCACGACAAGCGTCGCCTCGCCCACCACCTCCAGCCCCCCGCGCCGCGCGGACGGAACGCCCCCGCGCACGCCGCCATCCACCGCGCACGCGAAGACCCTGGTCGCGGTAACGGCCTGCCCCACGGGCATCGCGCACACCTTCATGGCCGCGGAGGCCCTGACGCGCGCCGCCCGCGCGAAGGGCTACTCCATCCGCGTGGAGACGCAGGGCTCCGTGGGCGCGAAGAACACGCTGACCTCGGAGGAGATCGCCCAGGCGGACGCGGTCATCATCGGCGCGGACACGCACGTCTCCACCGAACGCTTCGCGGGCAAGCGCCTGCTCCAGACCTCCGTCGGCGAAGCGCTGAAGCAGGCGGACCGCGTCGTGGAGCAGGCCCTCGCCCTGCCCGCGCCCCCGGGCGCGACACCGGCCATCCCCATCCCAGGCGCTCCCGCGAGGGCCGAACCCACGGGCGTGTACAAGCACCTGCTCACGGGCGTGTCGTTCATGCTGCCGTTCGTCGTCGCGGGCGGCCTGCTGCTGGCGCTGTCGTTCGTCTTCGGCATCGACGCGTACAAGCAACCCGGCTCGCTGCCCGCCGCGCTGAAAGGCATTGGCGACGCCGCCTTCGCCCTGATGGTCCCCGCGCTCGCGGGCTACATCGCGTACTCCATCGCGGACCGGCCCGGGCTCGCGCCGGGCTTCATTGGCGGAATGCTGGCGAACCAGCTCAACGCGGGGTTCCTCGGCGGCATCGCGGCGGGCCTGCTCGCGGGCATCGTGGCGCGCACGCTGCGCGACCGCATCCGGCTGCCCGCGAACCTGGAGGGCCTCAAGCCGGTGCTCGTCCTCCCCCTGCTCTCCGCGCTCATCGTCGGCCTGCTGATGACCTACGTCATCGGAGCACCCGTCGCCGCGCTGATGGGGGCCCTCACGCGCTTCCTCCACGGCCTGTCCGGAACGAACGCCGTGCTCCTGGGCCTGCTCCTGGGCGCGATGATGGCCGTCGACACCGGAGGCCCCATCAACAAGGCCGCGTATGCCTTTGGCGTGGGCCTGCTGGGCTCCAACACCTTCACCCCCATGGCCGCGGTGATGGTCGCGGGCATGACGCCGCCGCTGGGCCTGTCCCTCGCCACCCGGGTCGCGAAGCAGCGCTTCACCCTCCAGGAGCGCGAGGCCGGCAACGCCGCCGCGGTGCTGGGCCTCGCCTTCATCACCGAGGGCGCCATCCCCTACGCGGCACGCGACCCGCTGCGAGTCATCCCCGCCATGGTCTTCGGCTCCGCCATCGCGGGCGCCGTGTCCATGGGCTTCGGCTGCACGCTGCGGGCGCCTCATGGCGGCGTCTTCGTGCTCGCCATCCCCAACGCCGTGCAGCCGCTGGGGCCCTACGTGCTGGCGCTCGTCGCGGGCACGCTGGCCACCACGCTCGCGCTCGTCGTGCTCAAGCGGCCCCTGCCCGACACACCAGGGCCCTGA